A genomic window from Macaca thibetana thibetana isolate TM-01 chromosome 16, ASM2454274v1, whole genome shotgun sequence includes:
- the LOC126939061 gene encoding translation initiation factor IF-2-like — protein sequence MAEEPFPTMLTKAYPSPQTPVALCKNAHPGTTGQPHLTGDPIGPASARCPCPRGDSGAYTGTGTCSCRTCRERGTSSAPLWSQNPQHGRGPSRGHAAARAAAPEPSGPCTGTAKDQPSEELPDLRPPAVVTGLSPGAENMAGDRAPAPCAERDELPAPAVEPEPTARGGPL from the exons ATGGCAGAAGAGCCTTTTCCGACGATGCTGACGAAGGCTTATCCCTCACCCCAGACGCCTGTGGCCCTTTGTAAAAACGCGCACCCAGGTACCACAGGGCAGCCTCACCTCACCGGAGATCCCATCGGGCCTGCATCTGCACGTTGTCCTTGTCCAAGAGGAGATTCGGGAGCCTATACGGGCACAGGCACATG cTCCTGCCGCACGTGCAGAGAGAGGGGAACTTCCAGCGCCCCTCTGTGGAGCCAGAACCCACAGCATGGGAGGGGCCCCTCCAGAGGCCATGCTGCAGCTAGAGCAGCAGCTCCAGAGCCCTCCGGGCCCTGCACCGGTACAGCCAAGGACCAGCCCAGTGAGGAGCTGCCCGACCTCAGGCCACCTGCCGTAGTCACTGGCCTCAGCCCTGGAGCTGAGAACATGGCTGGAGATAGAG CTCCTGCGCCATGTGCAGAGAGAGACGAACTTCCAGCGCCCGCTGTGGAGCCAGAGCCCACGGCACGGGGAGGGCCCCTCTAG